One Pectobacterium colocasium DNA segment encodes these proteins:
- the lon gene encoding endopeptidase La: MNPERSERIEIPVLPLRDVVVYPHMVIPLFVGREKSIRCLEAAMDHDKKIMLVAQKEASTDEPSINDLFSVGTVASILQMLKLPDGTVKVLVEGLQRARITTLSDSGEHFAAKAEYLDSPAIDEREQEVLMRTAINQFEGYIKLNKKIPPEVLTSLNSIDDAARLADTIAAHMPLKLADKQSVLEMFDITERLEYLMAMMESEIDLLQVEKRIRGRVKKQMEKSQREYYLNEQMKAIQKELGEMDDAPDEHEALKRKIDAAKMPKDAREKAEAELQKLKMMSPMSAEATVVRSYIDWMVQVPWNARSKVKKDLLKAQEMLDTDHYGLDRVKERILEYLAVQSRVSKIRGPILCLVGPPGVGKTSLGQSIAKATGRQYVRMALGGVRDEAEIRGHRRTYIGSMPGKLIQKMAKVGVKNPLFLLDEIDKMSSDMRGDPASALLEVLDPEQNVAFNDHYLEVDYDLSDVMFVATSNSMNIPAPLLDRMEVIRLSGYTEDEKLNIAKQHLLPKQIERNALKNGELSVEDSAIVGIIRYYTREAGVRSLEREISKLCRKAVKTLLMDKSTKHIQVSGDNLKDFLGVQRFDYGRADDENRVGQVTGLAWTEVGGDLLTIETACVPGKGKLTYTGSLGEVMQESIQAALTVVRARAEKLGINADFYEKRDIHVHVPEGATPKDGPSAGIAMCTALVSCLTGNPVRADVAMTGEITLRGLVLPIGGLKEKLLAAHRGGIKTVLIPDDNKRDLEDIPQNVIADLEIHPVKRIEEVLALALQNSPSGMQVVSAPKAKPKAKAK, translated from the coding sequence ATGAACCCTGAGCGTTCCGAACGCATAGAAATCCCCGTATTGCCATTGCGCGATGTGGTGGTTTATCCGCACATGGTCATTCCGTTGTTTGTTGGTCGTGAGAAATCGATTCGGTGCCTTGAAGCCGCAATGGATCATGATAAGAAGATCATGCTGGTGGCACAGAAAGAAGCCTCAACGGATGAGCCAAGTATTAACGATCTTTTCTCGGTAGGGACGGTAGCCTCAATTCTTCAAATGCTGAAACTGCCGGACGGCACGGTAAAAGTTCTGGTCGAAGGGTTACAGCGTGCACGTATTACGACGCTTTCTGACAGCGGTGAGCATTTCGCTGCGAAAGCCGAATATCTTGACTCTCCGGCGATCGATGAACGCGAGCAGGAAGTGCTCATGCGCACGGCAATCAATCAGTTTGAGGGATATATCAAGCTGAACAAAAAGATTCCGCCGGAAGTGCTGACGTCTCTAAACAGTATTGATGATGCTGCGCGTTTAGCCGACACCATTGCTGCACACATGCCGCTGAAATTGGCTGATAAACAGTCCGTACTTGAAATGTTCGATATCACTGAGCGTTTGGAGTACCTGATGGCGATGATGGAATCCGAAATCGACCTGCTGCAGGTAGAAAAACGGATCCGTGGCCGCGTTAAGAAGCAAATGGAGAAAAGCCAGCGTGAGTACTATCTGAATGAGCAAATGAAAGCCATTCAGAAAGAGCTGGGTGAGATGGACGACGCGCCTGATGAACACGAAGCGTTAAAGCGTAAGATTGATGCGGCAAAAATGCCGAAAGACGCGCGTGAGAAAGCCGAAGCGGAACTACAAAAGCTGAAGATGATGTCGCCGATGTCGGCAGAAGCGACGGTGGTGCGCAGCTATATCGACTGGATGGTACAGGTACCGTGGAATGCGCGCAGTAAAGTGAAGAAAGACTTACTGAAAGCTCAGGAAATGCTGGATACCGACCATTATGGTCTGGATCGTGTTAAAGAACGTATCCTCGAGTACCTCGCGGTACAGAGCCGTGTCAGTAAGATCAGAGGGCCGATTCTGTGTCTGGTAGGGCCTCCTGGCGTCGGCAAAACCTCACTGGGTCAATCCATCGCCAAAGCGACCGGACGTCAGTATGTACGTATGGCGCTGGGCGGCGTGCGTGACGAAGCGGAAATCCGTGGGCACCGCCGTACCTATATTGGTTCAATGCCGGGCAAACTGATCCAGAAAATGGCGAAAGTCGGTGTGAAAAACCCGCTGTTCCTGCTGGATGAGATCGACAAGATGTCTTCCGATATGCGTGGCGATCCGGCTTCTGCTCTGCTGGAAGTGCTCGATCCTGAGCAGAACGTGGCGTTTAACGATCACTATCTGGAAGTCGACTACGATCTGTCTGATGTGATGTTTGTGGCGACGTCTAACTCCATGAATATCCCGGCCCCGTTGCTTGACCGTATGGAAGTCATTCGTCTTTCCGGTTATACCGAAGATGAAAAACTGAACATCGCCAAACAGCACCTGTTGCCGAAACAGATCGAACGTAATGCGCTGAAAAATGGTGAACTGTCGGTAGAAGACAGCGCGATTGTTGGCATTATCCGTTATTACACGCGTGAAGCGGGTGTGCGTAGTCTGGAGCGTGAAATCTCTAAACTGTGCCGTAAAGCAGTAAAAACGCTGTTGATGGATAAATCCACTAAGCATATTCAGGTTTCGGGCGATAACCTTAAGGATTTCCTCGGGGTACAGCGCTTTGACTATGGCCGTGCGGATGACGAAAATCGCGTAGGGCAGGTGACCGGTTTGGCCTGGACAGAAGTCGGTGGCGACCTGCTGACAATCGAAACCGCCTGTGTGCCGGGCAAGGGGAAACTGACCTATACCGGTTCGTTAGGTGAGGTGATGCAAGAGTCGATTCAGGCTGCGCTCACCGTGGTTCGCGCCCGTGCGGAAAAATTAGGCATTAATGCTGATTTTTACGAAAAGCGTGATATCCACGTTCACGTTCCTGAAGGTGCAACGCCGAAAGATGGGCCAAGTGCGGGTATCGCGATGTGTACCGCGCTGGTGTCTTGTTTGACTGGGAATCCGGTGCGTGCCGACGTGGCGATGACGGGGGAGATTACCCTGCGTGGCTTGGTACTGCCGATTGGCGGTCTGAAAGAGAAACTGCTGGCCGCACACCGTGGTGGAATCAAGACGGTATTGATTCCCGATGACAACAAGCGCGATCTGGAGGATATCCCACAGAACGTGATTGCGGATCTGGAAATCCATCCGGTGAAACGTATCGAGGAAGTGTTGGCGTTAGCGTTGCAGAATTCGCCTTCTGGCATGCAAGTGGTCTCTGCTCCTAAAGCAAAGCCCAAAGCCAAGGCAAAATAG
- the hupB gene encoding nucleoid-associated protein HU-beta translates to MNKSQLIDKIAADADISKAAAGRVLDAIIGSVTESLKEGDDVALVGFGTFSVRERAARTGRNPQTGKEISIPAAKVPGFRAGKTLKDAVN, encoded by the coding sequence GTGAACAAGTCACAATTGATCGACAAAATTGCCGCAGATGCTGATATTTCCAAAGCGGCAGCAGGGCGTGTGTTAGATGCAATTATTGGTTCCGTTACCGAATCCCTGAAAGAAGGGGATGATGTTGCTTTGGTTGGTTTTGGTACTTTCTCAGTGCGTGAACGTGCTGCTCGTACCGGCCGTAACCCGCAAACGGGTAAAGAAATCAGTATCCCTGCAGCGAAAGTACCAGGATTCCGTGCTGGTAAGACGCTGAAAGACGCCGTTAACTGA
- the ppiD gene encoding peptidylprolyl isomerase: protein MMDNLRTAANNVVLKIILALIIASFVLTGVGDYLIGGSGDYAAKVNGQEITRAQLEQAVQNERSRQQEALGENFSLLASNDGYMQQLRRQALSQLIDETLLDQYANKLGLNISDEQIKQAIFDVPAFQTNNRFDNEKYLDQVRRLGVTPDMYAQMLRKQLTSQQLIRGFGNTSFLLPQEIDNLVKLAAQDRVVRLATIDIAAKAKAQMVADDEVQSYYDQNKGNFIAPEEFKVSYIGLDAASIMDSVKVDDAAINDFYEQNKNDYSQPERKKFSVIQVKNEADATSVLDALKQGGDFATLAKEKSTDIISRRNGGDLGWMDENSMIDELKQAKLTEKGQVSGAIKSSVGYLIVRLDDIQPQQIKPLSEVRAEIAEKVKHEKAQDGYYALQQKVSEAASNDNESLASAEEAAGVKATQTDWFTREKVPAALNFQPVTQAIFSGALLGENGAAGNNSDVINVDGDRAFVLRITEHKPESTRPLDQVRPEIVETLKRQKAEQQARIDAEKILAELKQGKDDALKAAVLSFSEAKTMSSVSQGDATAEAIFAMPHPEKDKPSYAITQDQAGNVVLVALDSVTPHQLNDEQKTQFASQVQQGSLGALFDSLLSSLRSEAKIKMGNAAQEQQ from the coding sequence ATGATGGACAATTTACGTACGGCCGCAAATAACGTCGTGCTCAAAATTATTCTTGCTTTGATCATCGCATCATTCGTTCTAACTGGCGTTGGTGATTATCTTATTGGTGGTTCAGGAGATTACGCGGCAAAGGTGAACGGGCAGGAAATTACCCGCGCACAGCTTGAGCAGGCGGTACAGAACGAACGCAGTCGTCAGCAGGAAGCCTTGGGTGAGAATTTCTCTCTTCTGGCGAGCAATGACGGTTACATGCAGCAATTGCGTAGGCAGGCACTCTCCCAACTCATTGATGAAACCTTGTTGGATCAGTATGCCAACAAGTTGGGGCTGAACATCAGTGATGAGCAAATCAAACAGGCAATCTTTGACGTTCCCGCGTTTCAGACAAACAACCGTTTTGATAATGAAAAGTATCTGGATCAAGTTCGTCGTCTTGGTGTAACACCGGATATGTATGCTCAGATGCTGCGTAAGCAACTGACATCACAGCAGCTGATCCGCGGTTTTGGCAATACATCATTCCTGCTGCCGCAGGAGATCGATAATCTGGTGAAACTGGCTGCACAAGATCGCGTTGTCCGTTTGGCAACCATTGATATTGCTGCGAAGGCGAAAGCCCAGATGGTTGCTGACGATGAAGTTCAGAGCTATTACGATCAGAACAAAGGCAATTTCATCGCGCCGGAAGAATTCAAAGTCAGCTATATCGGGCTGGATGCGGCAAGCATCATGGATAGCGTGAAAGTAGACGATGCGGCCATCAACGATTTCTACGAACAGAATAAGAACGACTACTCCCAACCTGAGCGCAAAAAATTCAGCGTCATTCAGGTGAAGAATGAGGCCGATGCAACGTCTGTTCTGGATGCGTTGAAGCAAGGTGGTGATTTCGCTACGCTGGCGAAAGAAAAATCAACGGACATCATCTCGCGCCGCAATGGTGGCGATCTGGGATGGATGGACGAAAACAGCATGATTGATGAGCTGAAGCAGGCAAAACTGACGGAGAAAGGTCAGGTTTCCGGAGCCATTAAATCCTCTGTTGGCTATCTGATTGTGCGTCTGGATGATATTCAGCCGCAGCAGATCAAACCGCTGAGCGAAGTGCGTGCTGAAATCGCTGAGAAAGTGAAGCATGAGAAAGCGCAGGATGGCTATTATGCGTTGCAACAAAAAGTCAGCGAAGCGGCCAGCAATGACAACGAATCTCTGGCTTCAGCAGAAGAAGCGGCTGGTGTGAAAGCCACACAGACCGACTGGTTTACGCGTGAGAAGGTTCCTGCCGCTCTGAACTTCCAACCGGTAACGCAGGCTATCTTTAGCGGTGCGCTGCTGGGAGAAAACGGTGCAGCGGGCAATAACTCCGATGTGATTAACGTTGACGGTGACCGTGCTTTCGTTTTGCGCATCACTGAGCACAAGCCTGAAAGCACTCGTCCTCTTGATCAGGTTCGTCCCGAGATCGTAGAGACATTAAAACGTCAGAAGGCTGAACAGCAGGCTCGTATCGACGCTGAAAAAATTCTGGCTGAGTTGAAGCAAGGTAAAGACGACGCGCTGAAAGCAGCAGTGTTGAGCTTTAGCGAAGCAAAAACGATGTCTTCGGTCTCTCAGGGTGATGCAACGGCTGAAGCGATTTTTGCTATGCCACATCCAGAGAAGGATAAGCCGTCTTATGCGATTACTCAGGATCAAGCTGGTAACGTCGTACTGGTCGCGCTGGATAGCGTGACGCCACATCAGCTAAATGATGAGCAGAAAACACAGTTTGCCAGCCAGGTTCAGCAAGGTTCACTGGGGGCGCTGTTTGATTCTCTGCTGTCCAGCTTGCGTAGTGAAGCGAAAATCAAGATGGGCAATGCGGCGCAGGAACAACAATAA
- a CDS encoding ComEA family DNA-binding protein — MKKSGIKVLCLIIGMSLSGLPLLVQAAPKAADSTSTAVKSAPADQKVEKATLPDADEDKVSINAASAAELADIMNGVGLKKAEAIVNYREQNGPFTQVDQLTEVPGIGAALVERNLSRLKL; from the coding sequence ATGAAAAAATCAGGAATAAAAGTACTGTGCTTAATCATTGGAATGAGTTTATCTGGGTTGCCATTACTGGTTCAGGCGGCACCTAAAGCCGCCGACAGCACGTCGACGGCAGTAAAGTCTGCGCCAGCGGATCAGAAAGTGGAAAAAGCGACGCTTCCTGATGCCGACGAGGATAAGGTAAGTATTAATGCAGCGAGTGCTGCCGAGTTGGCAGACATCATGAACGGTGTCGGTCTGAAAAAGGCGGAAGCGATAGTTAACTACCGCGAGCAAAATGGCCCTTTTACTCAAGTAGATCAGCTAACGGAGGTGCCGGGAATTGGGGCGGCGTTGGTTGAGCGCAATCTCTCTCGTTTAAAACTGTGA
- a CDS encoding acyl-CoA thioesterase — translation MQTLITVRGYHIDVYQHVNNARYLEFLEEARWQWLETQPAFGWMHRNKIAFVVVNININYRKPAVLGDVLRIDSELLQINTKSGVISQKITRVADESDVTDATLTFVCIDLLTQKALPLEGELLEHLNGIRR, via the coding sequence ATGCAGACGTTAATTACCGTTCGTGGCTATCACATTGATGTTTATCAGCACGTTAATAACGCGCGTTATCTGGAGTTTCTGGAAGAAGCGCGTTGGCAATGGCTGGAAACCCAGCCCGCTTTTGGCTGGATGCATCGCAACAAAATCGCTTTCGTTGTGGTGAATATCAATATCAACTACCGCAAGCCTGCCGTGCTCGGTGATGTACTGCGCATTGATAGCGAATTACTACAGATAAATACAAAAAGCGGCGTGATCAGTCAGAAGATAACCCGGGTAGCGGATGAAAGCGACGTGACTGATGCCACGCTGACGTTTGTCTGCATCGATTTATTGACGCAAAAAGCGCTGCCGCTGGAGGGAGAACTGCTGGAACACCTAAACGGAATTCGCCGTTAA
- the queC gene encoding 7-cyano-7-deazaguanine synthase QueC, whose amino-acid sequence MKRAVVVFSGGQDSTTCLIQALQHYDDVHCITFDYGQRHRAEIDIAQELSLKLGATAHKVLDVGLLNELATSSLTRDSIPVPDYDANAQGIPNTFVPGRNILFLTLASIYAYQVGAETVITGVCETDFSGYPDCRDEFVKALNQAIVLGIARDIRFETPLMWLNKAETWALADYYQQLDTVRYHTLTCYNGIKGDGCGQCAACHLRANGLAQYQNDSAAVMASLKQKTGLR is encoded by the coding sequence ATGAAGCGTGCTGTGGTCGTTTTTAGCGGTGGACAAGATTCCACAACCTGCCTGATTCAGGCCCTGCAACATTATGATGACGTCCACTGCATCACCTTCGATTATGGACAGCGTCACCGTGCGGAAATTGATATCGCCCAAGAACTCAGCCTGAAGCTGGGTGCAACGGCGCATAAGGTTCTGGACGTAGGCTTACTGAATGAGCTCGCCACCAGCAGCCTGACGCGCGACAGTATCCCGGTTCCTGATTACGACGCCAATGCGCAAGGCATCCCCAATACCTTCGTTCCAGGAAGAAATATTCTTTTCCTGACGCTCGCCTCAATCTACGCCTATCAGGTTGGTGCCGAGACTGTCATTACCGGCGTGTGTGAGACCGACTTTTCCGGCTACCCTGATTGTCGCGACGAATTCGTGAAGGCGCTAAATCAGGCTATTGTATTAGGCATTGCCCGCGACATTCGCTTTGAAACCCCGCTGATGTGGCTCAATAAAGCAGAAACCTGGGCGCTGGCGGATTACTACCAGCAACTCGATACGGTGCGCTATCACACGTTAACTTGCTATAACGGCATTAAGGGTGATGGATGTGGCCAATGTGCCGCCTGCCATTTACGCGCAAACGGGCTTGCTCAATATCAAAACGACTCCGCGGCTGTCATGGCATCACTGAAGCAGAAAACAGGATTACGCTGA
- a CDS encoding PLP-dependent cysteine synthase family protein has translation MTNAWVKNAISAIEADFQRSADTHLIRLTLPDYPGIYFYLKDESTHPSGSLKHRLARSLFLYGLCNGWIKEGTPIIEASSGSTAVSEAYFARLLGLPFIAVMPSCTAKRKVEQIAFYGGRCHFVEQAGQIYAASEQLAQEMNGHYMDQFTYAERATDWRGNNNIADSIYRQMAREPYPVPDYIVMSAGTGGTSATLGRYIRYQGLDTQLVVVDPENSVFYDCYQQRDRSITGPCGSRIEGIGRPRAEPSFIPDVIDSMIKVPDAASIATLYWLESVLGRKAGASTGTNVWGMLQLAKEMMSRGQKGAIVTLLCDSGERYLDTYYNSSWVEKNIGDILPYLNALNSPEISPLISEPSLA, from the coding sequence ATGACCAATGCCTGGGTTAAAAATGCCATCAGCGCTATCGAAGCAGATTTTCAGCGTTCGGCTGATACGCATCTTATCCGTTTGACCCTGCCGGATTACCCCGGTATCTATTTTTACCTCAAAGATGAAAGCACACATCCCAGCGGCAGCCTGAAGCATCGTCTGGCGCGTTCTTTGTTTCTCTATGGGCTGTGCAACGGTTGGATTAAAGAAGGCACGCCGATTATCGAAGCATCATCCGGCAGTACCGCCGTGTCAGAGGCGTATTTTGCCCGCTTGCTTGGCCTGCCGTTTATCGCCGTCATGCCCTCCTGCACTGCAAAAAGAAAAGTTGAGCAAATCGCGTTCTATGGTGGACGCTGCCATTTTGTCGAACAGGCAGGACAAATCTATGCGGCATCTGAACAGCTCGCACAAGAGATGAACGGCCATTATATGGATCAGTTCACTTACGCAGAACGTGCCACCGACTGGCGCGGCAACAACAATATTGCTGACAGCATTTACCGCCAAATGGCACGTGAACCGTATCCTGTTCCAGACTATATCGTGATGAGCGCAGGCACTGGCGGCACCTCAGCCACGCTCGGGCGCTACATTCGCTATCAGGGTCTGGATACGCAACTGGTCGTCGTCGATCCTGAAAATTCTGTTTTTTACGACTGCTACCAGCAGCGGGATCGTTCCATCACGGGTCCGTGCGGTAGCCGGATAGAGGGTATTGGCCGTCCGCGTGCCGAGCCTTCTTTTATTCCTGACGTCATTGATAGCATGATCAAAGTGCCGGATGCCGCCAGCATCGCCACACTTTACTGGCTGGAAAGCGTATTAGGTCGCAAGGCAGGCGCCTCTACCGGCACCAACGTCTGGGGGATGCTGCAACTGGCCAAAGAAATGATGAGCCGCGGTCAAAAAGGGGCGATTGTGACCCTACTCTGCGACAGCGGTGAACGCTATCTGGATACCTATTACAACAGCAGTTGGGTAGAAAAAAACATCGGCGACATTCTCCCTTACCTCAATGCGCTGAACAGCCCAGAGATATCCCCTCTCATATCTGAACCCAGCCTGGCGTAA
- a CDS encoding Lrp/AsnC family transcriptional regulator gives MLDKIDRTLLNMLQQDCTLSLQTLADAVNLTSTPCWKRLKRLEEEGIIRARVALLDNERLGLGLTAFVLLKTQQHNRDWYQTFTRVVSDMPEVLAFYRMAGEYDYLMQVQVADMKSYDDFYKRLVNGIPGLVDVTSSFAMERIKHTTALPLSL, from the coding sequence ATGTTGGATAAAATTGATCGCACTCTGCTGAATATGTTGCAACAGGATTGCACGCTTTCGCTACAGACGCTGGCCGATGCGGTTAATCTGACATCCACGCCGTGCTGGAAACGCCTGAAGCGTCTGGAAGAAGAAGGGATTATCCGAGCTCGGGTGGCGCTGCTGGATAATGAGCGTCTGGGACTAGGGCTGACGGCGTTCGTCTTATTGAAGACGCAGCAGCACAACCGCGACTGGTATCAGACCTTCACTCGTGTTGTGTCCGATATGCCTGAAGTGTTGGCTTTTTATCGCATGGCTGGCGAATACGATTACCTGATGCAGGTTCAGGTTGCTGATATGAAAAGCTATGATGATTTCTATAAGCGGCTGGTGAATGGTATTCCCGGTTTGGTCGATGTAACATCTAGCTTTGCTATGGAACGAATCAAACACACCACGGCTCTGCCTTTATCCCTGTGA
- a CDS encoding SmdA family multidrug ABC transporter permease/ATP-binding protein, producing the protein MRLFAQLSWYFRREWRRYLGAIALLIVIAILQLLPPKLVGVIVDGVTQHGMSMTEMMKWIGVMLLTAVMVYLLRYVWRVFLFGASYQLAVELREDFYRQLSRQHPAFYQRHRTGDLMARATNDVDRVVFAAGEGVLTLVDSMVMGCAVLVVMCTQISWELTLLALLPMPFMAIFIKRYGTQLHNRFKSAQAAFSSLNDQAQESLTSIRMIKAFGLENYQSARFAQVAAEAGAKNMHVARVDARFDPTIYIAVGLSNLLAIGGGSWMVINGSLTLGLLTSFVMYLGLMIWPMLALAWMFNIVERGSAAYSRIRQLLAEELVVKDGEESLPAERGVLAVNISAFRYPDNTRDALQHIQFTLSPGNMLGLCGPTGSGKSTLLALILRHFDTQSGEIRYHDRPLNAIRLDELRSRFAVVGQMPFLFSDTVAQNIALGRPEATQQEIEQAARLASVHDDILRLPQGYQTEVGERGVMLSGGQKQRIAIARALLLDAEILVLDDALSAVDGRTEHQILQNLKTWGEKRTLIISAHRLSALTEANEIVVLQQGQAVQRGTHRTLAAEPGWYRDMYRYQQLEAALDEVPQAEGARNE; encoded by the coding sequence GTGAGACTGTTTGCTCAACTGAGTTGGTATTTTCGCCGTGAATGGCGCCGCTATCTGGGTGCCATTGCGCTATTGATTGTGATTGCCATTCTGCAATTGCTTCCTCCTAAACTGGTTGGCGTGATCGTCGATGGTGTGACGCAACACGGCATGTCGATGACCGAAATGATGAAGTGGATTGGCGTGATGCTGCTGACCGCCGTCATGGTCTACCTGCTGCGCTACGTGTGGCGCGTGTTCCTGTTCGGTGCTTCATACCAACTGGCGGTTGAGCTACGGGAAGATTTTTACCGCCAATTGAGTCGCCAGCATCCGGCGTTTTACCAGCGTCATCGTACCGGCGATCTGATGGCGCGAGCCACCAACGATGTCGATCGCGTGGTTTTTGCCGCCGGAGAAGGTGTACTGACGCTGGTCGATTCGATGGTGATGGGCTGTGCGGTACTGGTTGTCATGTGTACGCAGATCAGTTGGGAACTCACTCTGCTGGCGTTGCTTCCGATGCCATTTATGGCGATTTTCATCAAGCGCTACGGCACGCAGTTGCATAACCGTTTTAAATCCGCACAGGCTGCTTTTTCTTCGCTTAACGATCAGGCGCAGGAAAGCTTGACCAGCATTCGCATGATTAAAGCCTTTGGGTTGGAAAACTATCAATCTGCGCGTTTTGCACAGGTTGCGGCAGAGGCAGGTGCCAAAAACATGCACGTCGCCCGCGTTGATGCCCGCTTCGATCCCACTATTTATATCGCTGTCGGGCTTTCGAATTTGCTGGCGATTGGTGGCGGCAGTTGGATGGTGATTAACGGTTCGCTGACGTTAGGCTTGTTGACCAGCTTTGTCATGTATCTGGGATTGATGATATGGCCGATGTTGGCGCTGGCCTGGATGTTTAACATTGTTGAACGCGGTAGCGCGGCATATAGCCGTATTCGTCAGTTACTGGCGGAAGAACTCGTGGTGAAAGACGGTGAAGAATCATTGCCTGCGGAGCGGGGCGTGTTGGCGGTGAACATCTCCGCGTTTCGCTACCCGGATAATACCCGCGATGCCTTACAGCATATTCAGTTTACGCTGTCTCCGGGCAATATGTTGGGATTATGTGGGCCGACAGGGTCGGGGAAAAGTACGCTGCTGGCGTTGATTTTGCGTCATTTCGATACCCAGTCGGGAGAGATTCGTTATCACGATCGCCCGCTGAATGCTATTCGGCTGGACGAGCTACGAAGCCGTTTTGCCGTTGTTGGGCAAATGCCTTTTCTGTTTTCGGACACGGTGGCGCAAAACATCGCACTGGGTCGACCTGAGGCGACGCAACAAGAGATTGAACAGGCGGCGCGTCTTGCCAGCGTTCATGACGATATTCTGCGTTTGCCTCAAGGTTACCAAACTGAGGTGGGTGAGCGCGGTGTGATGTTATCTGGCGGTCAAAAACAGCGGATCGCGATTGCCCGTGCGCTGCTGCTGGACGCTGAAATTCTGGTGCTGGACGATGCGCTGTCTGCGGTGGATGGGCGAACGGAGCACCAGATTTTGCAGAATCTGAAAACATGGGGCGAAAAACGGACGTTGATCATCAGCGCACATCGCCTGTCAGCCCTCACGGAAGCGAATGAAATCGTGGTGTTGCAGCAAGGACAAGCGGTGCAGCGCGGCACACACCGGACGCTGGCCGCAGAGCCTGGCTGGTATCGGGATATGTACCGCTATCAACAGCTTGAGGCGGCGCTGGATGAGGTACCGCAGGCGGAAGGAGCAAGAAATGAATAG